A window of the Pedobacter frigiditerrae genome harbors these coding sequences:
- a CDS encoding amino acid permease: MFDKLFRKKSISKILEDAAKGYGDHGDSLHKTLGVRDLTAFGIAAIIGAGIFSTIGKASADGGPAVIFLFIFTAIACSFAAFAYAEFASMVPVSGSAYTYSYVAFGELVAWIIGWSLIMEYGIGNITVAISWSDYFTGLLSSIRIPALGIDGINIPDWATMDYLTAFNGHAHADALLNAGKSMANLDDATRIANNAWVSAPTIGGFHLVADLPALGIIIFITWLVYRGMKESRNASNAMVVVKLAVILLVLAVGVFYVDTKNWNPFAPNGVSGVLKGVSAVFFAYIGFDAISTTAEECKNPQRDLPRGMMWAIIICTILYVAIALVLTGIVKSDTLAVGDPLAFVFDQIDLKLMSGIIAVSAVFAMASVLLVFQMGQPRIWMSMSRDGLLPKKFSKIHPKYKTPSFATIVVGFVVAVPSLFMNLTIVTDLCSIGTLFAFVLVCAGVLVLQNRPGVQRGKFKIPYVNSKFIIPLVFIAVIVVCFVKFKTETTDFITNKTKIIEPTTFIKSLSDQEIATVKGEISASPVVLQGKQIDAEAYLTNLTPAQYEDFMNKSSIETDKKFEGGWSLFKHKIPMWIFLIICLVITYYCVTKNLSLIPVLGLLSCLYMMCELGISNWIGFGIWLVIGLVVYFAYGYKHSKLGKEIAEG, translated from the coding sequence ATGTTCGATAAACTATTTAGAAAGAAATCAATTTCAAAGATTTTAGAAGATGCAGCAAAAGGTTATGGCGACCATGGTGATTCGCTTCATAAAACTTTAGGTGTAAGAGATTTAACGGCATTTGGTATTGCCGCAATTATTGGAGCAGGTATTTTTAGCACGATAGGTAAAGCAAGTGCTGATGGCGGTCCGGCGGTAATTTTCCTTTTCATTTTTACTGCTATCGCCTGTAGTTTTGCTGCTTTTGCTTATGCAGAATTTGCGTCTATGGTGCCCGTTTCTGGAAGTGCGTATACCTATTCTTATGTAGCTTTTGGCGAATTAGTGGCTTGGATTATAGGCTGGTCGTTGATCATGGAATATGGCATTGGAAACATTACTGTAGCTATTTCTTGGTCAGATTACTTTACTGGATTACTGTCCTCCATTCGAATACCGGCATTAGGTATAGATGGCATAAATATCCCAGACTGGGCAACAATGGATTATTTAACCGCTTTTAATGGTCACGCACATGCGGATGCCTTGTTAAATGCAGGAAAAAGCATGGCTAATTTGGATGATGCCACTCGTATTGCTAACAATGCCTGGGTATCTGCACCAACTATAGGTGGTTTTCATTTAGTGGCCGATTTACCTGCATTAGGTATTATCATTTTCATTACTTGGTTAGTTTATCGCGGAATGAAAGAATCTAGAAATGCAAGTAATGCAATGGTAGTGGTTAAGTTGGCGGTTATCTTATTGGTACTTGCAGTTGGTGTTTTCTATGTTGATACTAAAAACTGGAACCCATTTGCACCAAATGGTGTATCGGGAGTTTTAAAAGGAGTTTCTGCTGTTTTCTTTGCCTATATAGGTTTTGATGCCATTTCTACTACTGCAGAAGAGTGTAAAAACCCACAAAGAGATTTACCTAGAGGGATGATGTGGGCAATTATCATTTGTACCATTTTATATGTGGCCATTGCTTTAGTTTTAACAGGAATAGTAAAATCTGATACTTTAGCAGTTGGTGATCCATTGGCATTTGTTTTTGATCAAATTGATTTAAAACTGATGAGTGGTATCATTGCCGTAAGTGCTGTATTTGCAATGGCAAGTGTGTTATTGGTATTTCAAATGGGTCAACCACGTATTTGGATGAGCATGAGCCGTGATGGTTTATTACCTAAGAAGTTCTCTAAAATTCATCCTAAATATAAAACACCTTCATTTGCGACCATCGTAGTTGGTTTTGTAGTGGCGGTTCCTTCTTTATTCATGAACCTAACTATCGTTACCGATTTATGCTCTATAGGAACCTTATTTGCCTTTGTGTTGGTTTGTGCAGGTGTATTGGTTTTACAAAACAGACCAGGCGTACAAAGAGGGAAATTCAAAATTCCTTATGTTAATTCTAAGTTCATTATCCCTCTTGTTTTTATTGCTGTAATTGTAGTTTGTTTTGTGAAATTTAAAACTGAAACAACTGATTTTATTACCAATAAAACAAAGATTATTGAGCCAACAACATTTATTAAATCCCTATCAGACCAAGAAATCGCGACTGTTAAAGGGGAAATAAGTGCGAGCCCAGTTGTTTTACAAGGTAAACAAATTGATGCTGAGGCTTACTTGACAAATCTAACTCCTGCTCAATATGAAGACTTCATGAACAAATCTTCTATTGAAACGGATAAGAAATTTGAAGGTGGCTGGTCGTTATTTAAACACAAAATTCCAATGTGGATTTTCTTGATCATCTGTCTTGTTATTACTTATTACTGTGTAACTAAAAACCTATCCCTTATTCCTGTTTTAGGCTTATTGAGCTGTTTGTACATGATGTGCGAATTAGGTATTTCTAACTGGATTGGTTTTGGAATTTGGTTGGTTATTGGCTTGGTGGTTTATTTCGCTTATGGTTATAAACATAGTAAGTTGGGGAAAGAGATTGCTGAGGGGTAG